The genomic interval CGAAGGCGCCGAACATGAAGATCTCGCCGAACGCGAAGTTGACCATGCCGAGGACGCCGTAGACGACGCTGAACGCCACCGCGAGGAGGCCGTAGATGCCGCCCACCGCGAGTCCGTTGATGATTTCCTGCATCACTTGTCTCCGTAGCGGGTGTGGAGGGTGTGTGGATCGGCCCGGCGGGCGCCCGCGGGGGCGCCCGCCGGAGCGATCACTCGGTGATCACGACGAACTTGCCGTCTTCGACGCGCTGGAAGGTGAGCTCGCCCACCCGATTGCCGTCGTCGTCGAAGGCGATGGTGCCCGTGGCGCCGGCGAAGCCGTCGGTTCCCCGGATCGCCTCGGCGACGGCGGCGCGATCCGTGCTGCCGGCGGACTCGATGGCGTCCGCGACCACGTGGGTCGCGTCGTACGCGAGGGCCGCCCAGTTGCTCGGCTCCTTGTCGTACTTCGCCGTGAAGGCGTCGACGAAGGCCTTCGCCTCGGGGCGGGTGTCGCTCGCGGAGAACGCCGCGTAGAGCTCGACGCCCTCGGCATCGCCGCCCGCGAGCTCGGTGAACAGCGGGCTGTTCGCGCCGTCGGAGACGAAGATCGGGACCTCGGATCCGGATGCTCGCACCTGGGTGACGATCTTGCTCGCCTCCGTGTAGAAGCCCGCGATGAACACGGCCTCCGCGCCGCTCTGCAGCGCCGACTCGACGGTGCTGCCGAAGTTCACCGTGCCGAGCTGGTAGGCCTGCGAACTGGTGACCTCTCCGCCGGCCTCCGTGAACGCCTCGGAGAACGCGTCGGCGACGCCCTTGCCGTAGTCGTCCTGCTGGTAGAGCACGGCGATCTTCGAGACGTCCCGGTGCTCGGAGAAGAACTTCGCCGCCTCCGCGCCCTGGTAGGCGTCCGTGAAGACCGTGCGGAAGAAGATCTCGCTCGCACCGCTGAGCTCGGGCGAGGTCACCGCCGACGCGACGATCGGCAGCCCGCACTGCGTGTAGATCGGGAGCCCGGACAGGGCGACGCTAGAGAAGCTGAACCCGAGCACCGCAGGGATCTCCGCGTTGTCGCACAGCTCCTGGGCGACGACCGGCCCGTTGGCGGGCTTGCCCTCGTCGTCGATGCTCTCGATGGTGAGCTCGCGATCGAGCACCCCGCCGTCGGCGTTGATCTCCTCGATCGCGAGGTCGATCCCCTCGCGCATCTCGAGGCCGTAGCTCGCGAAGTCGCCGGAGAGCGTCGCCGTGTAGCCGAGCGGGATCGACCCCGCCCCGCCGTCGCCCTCGCCGCCGCTCGACGAGCACGCGCTGAGGGCGAGGAGGGCCGAGCCCGACACGATCGCCAGGGCCGCGAGGCCGCTGCTTCTCTTCATCATCACTCCTGAGGGTCGGCGGTCAGTCGACCGTCTCGATGGTCATCCAGTTCTCGAAGCAGTGGTTCGCCGCGAGGGAGGTCACGCCGATCGTCGCGCGGCCGCCGAGGCCGGCCTCCTCGCCGAAGACGTCGCGGAACAGGTCCGTCGCCCCGCAGGAGACGAGGTTGACGTCGACGAAGTCGGGGGCCGCGACCACGAAGTTCAGCGAGTTGACGAGGCACTTCACGCGATCCAGCGAGCCGAGCGCGAGCCGCATCGTGCCGAGGCAGTTGAGCGCCGTGCGCCGCGCCGCCTCGTAGCCCTGCTCGACCGTGACCTCGGCGCCGAGGCGGCCGGGGTGGATCGGCTGACCGTTCTTGCCGAGCTCGTCCTCGACGTGGCCGGACAGGAAGAGCAGGTTCCCCGTCTTGTGGAACGCCTTCATCGTGCCGTAGTACGTGCCGTGGTAGCCGCCGCTCGTGTAATCGGGGATGTCGAGACCGAGTTCGGCAACGCGCGCTTCAAAAGATACAGACACCGTGGTTCTCCATTCACTTCTCTACGTTGAGTCATGTCGTCGGGCTATTGGTCTGACCAAATGACCGACTAACGATGAGACTACATGCGCGACGACGGGAGGGGAAGGGCGTGCGCGAGATTTTTCGCGAACGTCACGAGAATGCAACATCCGCCGCGCTGCCGGGCAGGGCGGACGGCCCGGGGCGCGCGGGCCTGGGCGCGGGCAGCGGGCGGGCCGGCGGCGAACGGCGGGGGACGAACAGCGGAGGACGAACGGCGGGCGACTCGGTGTGCCCGCGACATGCGGCGGAAGGGGGCCGACGGGAGACGGCGAGCGGCTTGGCGGGCGACTCGGGGCCCACGGCAGGCGGCCGCGGCATTCGGGCACGGGAAGCTCGGCGCGTGTCAGATCGGGACGCGAAGCCGACTGCACTCGGGGTCGTCGGGCCGATCGGGGCGCCCGAGGACCGTGCGATCAAGCGCATTGGCGATCAAGCGCACTGGCGATCGGCCCACAGGTCGATCAGGGCACGGGGCGATCAGCGCACGTGGCGCCGCGGGAAACCAGCGACGCCGCCCACGCCCCTTCCCCACCCCGGGGGCGCGGGGCGGCAACGCTCGAACGCGTCGAGCAACCGTTCTCAGGAGCGCCCCCGTGATTCGGACGTCAGTACTTGCGACTCAGCGCGCCCGCAAGTCGCAACGACTGACGCGCGAAGAAAGTCGGGAGCGGGGTCGGGGGCATCCCGCGGGTCGAGAGCGGGGGCGGGATCGGGGCGGGGCGGGGCGGGGCGGCCCGCAGGGGCCTACTGGGGGTCGAGGCCCAGGTCGTCGAGGCCGATGGCGTAGCGGTACTCGTAGCCGGCGGCCTCGATGCGCTCCTTGGCCGGGGCCCGGCGATCCACCACGACGGCGACGCCGGCGACGATGGCGCCCACCTTCTCGAGCGCCTCGATGGCCTTGAGCGGCGAGCCGCCCGTCGTCGACGTGTCCTCGACCACGATCACGCGCTTGCCCTCGAGATCGGGACCCTCGACCTGGCGGCCGCGCCCGTGGTCCTTCGGCTCCTTGCGCACGACGAAGGAATCGTAGACGCGGCCGCGCGCGACGCCCTGGTGCATGATCGCGGAGGCGATCGGGTCGGCGCCCATCGTGAGGCCGCCGACCGCGACCACGCCGTCGACGTCCTCGATGAGGTCGAGCATGACCTGGCCGATGAGCGGCGCGGCGCGATGGTCGAGGGAGAGCTTGCGCAGATCGATGTAGTACGTCGCCTTCTTGCCGCTCGTGAGGGTGAAGTCGCCGTGGAAGACGGCCTCGCTCGTGATGAGGTCGATGAGCTGTTCGCGCGCAGTGGTCATGGGAACGATGCTACCCGGCCGAGGGGAGGGCCGGCGCGTGCGTCGCGAGCAGTTCGGCGTAGCTCTCGCGGCGGACGACGAGCCGCGCCTCGCCATCCCGGACGAAGACGATGGCCGGCTTGAGCGCGCCGTTGTAGTTGTTCGAGAGCGTATAGGCGTAGGCGCCCGTCGCGGCGAGCGCGACGACGTCGTCGACGCGCGCGGCCGGCATCGGCGCACCGTCGATGAAGCGGTCGCCGGACTCGCACTGGCGCCCCACGAGCTGCACGGACTCCGTCCACGGCTCGTCGATCCGGTTCGCGAGAAGCGCCTCGTAGCGCTGATCGGTGAGGGCGATGTCGAGGTTGTCGGCGAGCCCCCCGTCGACCGCGACGAACACGTCGCCCGTGCGCTTCACGCTGACGACCCGGTAGAGGGTGACTCCCGCGCGGGCGACGATCGAGCGGCCCGGCTCGATGAGGAGCTTCGCGTCGGCCGGCAGGTGCTCGCGCGCGG from Leucobacter allii carries:
- a CDS encoding branched-chain amino acid ABC transporter substrate-binding protein gives rise to the protein MKRSSGLAALAIVSGSALLALSACSSSGGEGDGGAGSIPLGYTATLSGDFASYGLEMREGIDLAIEEINADGGVLDRELTIESIDDEGKPANGPVVAQELCDNAEIPAVLGFSFSSVALSGLPIYTQCGLPIVASAVTSPELSGASEIFFRTVFTDAYQGAEAAKFFSEHRDVSKIAVLYQQDDYGKGVADAFSEAFTEAGGEVTSSQAYQLGTVNFGSTVESALQSGAEAVFIAGFYTEASKIVTQVRASGSEVPIFVSDGANSPLFTELAGGDAEGVELYAAFSASDTRPEAKAFVDAFTAKYDKEPSNWAALAYDATHVVADAIESAGSTDRAAVAEAIRGTDGFAGATGTIAFDDDGNRVGELTFQRVEDGKFVVITE
- a CDS encoding RidA family protein: MSVSFEARVAELGLDIPDYTSGGYHGTYYGTMKAFHKTGNLLFLSGHVEDELGKNGQPIHPGRLGAEVTVEQGYEAARRTALNCLGTMRLALGSLDRVKCLVNSLNFVVAAPDFVDVNLVSCGATDLFRDVFGEEAGLGGRATIGVTSLAANHCFENWMTIETVD
- the pyrE gene encoding orotate phosphoribosyltransferase, which encodes MTTAREQLIDLITSEAVFHGDFTLTSGKKATYYIDLRKLSLDHRAAPLIGQVMLDLIEDVDGVVAVGGLTMGADPIASAIMHQGVARGRVYDSFVVRKEPKDHGRGRQVEGPDLEGKRVIVVEDTSTTGGSPLKAIEALEKVGAIVAGVAVVVDRRAPAKERIEAAGYEYRYAIGLDDLGLDPQ